In the Rhododendron vialii isolate Sample 1 chromosome 2a, ASM3025357v1 genome, tacatgtgaAGCCCATATTGAGGGTCTATTCCACAAATAATTGAGGGGACACACCAAGCCTGGCCCGCCGGGGGAATCAGAAAATCCACTCAAGATTTTGTTATTCAATCAAGCATTTAACACGGCATTCAATCAAGCATTTAACACGGCATGCAAGCGCTTGCCGTGTTAATCGAGGTGGCCCCTGTTACTTTTGGCGTATGACCCGAACCTAGGGTTCTGTAGTGCGGTAAACGCACTTTAAGTTATAGTGCATCTCATAAAGTTAAGATGGACATAAAAATTTTGCATGGTATTAGAGAAGAGCACATTCTTTtccatattttgaaaaaaaaaattacaattcacACCTCTCAATggtagaccaaaaaaaaagaggctacACATGACAGACCTCAAAAGCGACTGCATGTGAGGGAAATGTTAAGGATATGTAGTCTCACATTGTTTGGGAGTGGAATatgtgatcacttaataacatttggaatCTCTCCACTTATTGTCAATTGCTTTTGAGATGTATATAAAGATTCCACACTCAATGAATacgttccaaaaaaaatgcattgaaaaaattatttttacatataAATTAAATTCTTTCGAGTATTGTTAGCATTGGATCACTCATGTGgaattaaaattaatgaaagtCCAATTAAATTTGGGCCCGCACCAAGGCGTGATAAAGACCAGTTTGGCCATGGCCCCTTCTAAAGTCTTTGGCTCAGTGTGATAAAACGGACAGGCAAATGAATGGGAACCATGGCCTTATAAAGACCAGTTGGTCCACTCTAGTTTGTATGTATGGTTTGTTTGAGAATGCCGTTACGATTCGAATATATACCGGGAAGAATGGTGACCGTGTCTGAATATCCAAAAGCAATGAGGTCTGTTCTACTTGTAATGTTGTTCATACTACTATGCTCTGGAGCAGGTGAAACACAAGGACAAACTAGACGTATTACCGACGATGAAAGTAAGAGGCCTCTTCTACGACTTTGGTTTATTCATTTTCGTTAACGAAATTTTTCCGGGTAAGAGTTAAAATTTTCTCCCGAAAAAGTTCCATTAAAATCTGAACGGTCcataacacttttggacggttgcgATTGGTTGTTGCTGTAAAGAATTGTTTCTCTCTAGTTTTATACAAGTGAAACATGATTTTATATAGCCCTATACATGTTTGTGTTAAGATGTCCAGTGATACTTTATGCTCTGTACATGTTCTTGCAACACTCGGGGTGAGTTCTGCGTGCCCGTTGTCACCCCATTGTGTGCTATTGATCGGTACCAATTGCATGgttcattatatatatatatatatatatatatatatatatatagagagagagagagagagagagctttttCTCCGTGTCATGTCTTGTCTAAATACTCAAAAGGCCACCATCATTCGATTTCTACAGTAGCAGCTCTTGGTGAAATTGCTGAACAATTGGGTAAAAAGGACTGGAATTTGAGTTTGAACGAATGTGATGAAAATGGGAATTGGCTTCCACCAGTGAAGTACGGCTTGACGTATGAAAGTAAAGTCAACTGCAACTGCCTTCGTGATCGATGTCACATTAGCGCCATGTATGCT is a window encoding:
- the LOC131316925 gene encoding probable LRR receptor-like serine/threonine-protein kinase At1g07650, encoding MVCLRMPLRFEYIPGRMVTVSEYPKAMRSVLLVMLFILLCSGAGETQGQTRRITDDEIAALGEIAEQLGKKDWNLSLNECDENGNWLPPVKYGLTYESKVNCNCLRDRCHISAINLRGQDLPGVLPKSIAKLPNLIYMWECFQLAKFT